The Fusarium keratoplasticum isolate Fu6.1 chromosome 4, whole genome shotgun sequence genome contains the following window.
ccattTCGCCCAAGGCGCCAGATTGTGGCTTTGTTGCTTAATCCCGCTCTTGGTCACGCTTTAAACTTTGGTGAGAAAGACCACTTACACTGGATCATCGTTACTGCAAGAGGCTACCCGCCGTTGCGTCGAGGCCTTGAACCCGAGCGTGCCTGTCTCGGATCGCCCAGTTCTAGACGTCCCCCCCAAAGGACCCCCAAGGTTCCAAGGGGTCCTCGGGCCCTTACACCCAGAGCTGTAGGCAAAACGTTCCCTGACTCAAGGGTCCAGCTCGCGATGGACCAACCATGGGAGCCGCTTCTCCGCATGCAGGTTCTGGAAGGCGGTCAGAACAACGTCCGACCAGTGAGGGAAAGATCGCGGTCCACGACAGAATGCTGGGCTGAGGGTTTTCTTTGCGTGGCTGCGTCTGGCCGTCGAATAGCGGCCTGCGTCCTGGGGCGCCTTTGTTGCCTCATGGTCTTGTTCCTTCCTCTTCCAGTTGACGCgggccttgatgccgagAGCCCGGGGAAGAAAACCCCGCCAAAAATGCCCCTCACCTTGGGACTCCGGAGCGTTGACCCCGCCACGAGTTGTTAtcgctcttctccatctcttATCGCTTTCAAGCACCTCATGATGCCTTTAAGAAGGCATGAACTCCAAGCCGGTTAACGCGGTCAGAGACAAACATTCTAGTTGCTCATGCGTCACTTGTCGACAGCGCTTCATATGCACCTCTGGTCCCCTTTTTGGACCGCTAGACGTCTTGTTCCCGGATTTGGCGCCCACCTGGAGATGACACCGACTCTCAAGTGACAGGTCTCAGGGTCATATGCCCTCGTGTCTTGGTTATCGTTAACCATTCACGCCCTTTTTCTCTCAGCCTGAAGCAGAGATAACGATTCCGCCTGCTCTGGCTGTGATACCCGTTGGTGTCGCGTGCCTCGTTTGAGTTAGTGTCTCCTGGCGAGACATTTTGGCAGCTATGGGTTGGTCTTATGACTATGTCACGCTGTGATGATCAATATCTGATTCTGAGGCTACCTATATCGATCGCTATCTGCAGCCTGCTCTACCTTGGCTAAAAACCTGGGTCTTAATGATATCCCGCTACTGGACATGGATACTTCGAACTCCTTTGATCGAGCTTTCAtgacagccatggccaaaTACCTTTTTGGTCTGGTGGCTTTGAATTAGGTTGACAGCAAGATGGATGTCTCAAGAACTGAATGCCAGTTATGTCCTCCGTATCCCCGACCCTGACTTGGTATTTCCCCCTTCAATATGATAGCAAGGGAAGTCAGTTGTAGGTCCTCACCATTATTCTCTGATTCTGCTGATCTCTCGTCGGTGGAGAACCTTCTGTGGGCCCTGACGCAATCCAAGAGTCTCCGTTCTCTTGGCTGAATGATTCCCAGTCGAATCGATTGGCAATCTCGGATGGGTCGAGGAGGCGTTGACTGCAAAGCCCAACTCCACGTGGCCGTCAAAAGGGGAACAGTtcgctcctcttctcctATGCTGTTGCTTTTTGCCCTCATTTCTCCCGATTTTGCGCATTTTTCTCTCCTGGTTCATGTGCGAAACCTTGGGCGTCTTGACAGTAACACGACGAAGTGATCGCCAGTCAAGTAATCTCACTCACATTGATACTCCCGCTTGACACAAGACCCCGAAGACGATGAACCGTTCCTCTAGGGAGTCGGGGGCCCTTGATGCTAGACCTCATTTGGTGTTGCCGTCGATGACTAAGTTGAGGTCTCACTCAGAGGCTGTTTACTTTGTCCCACGCAGGAACTGTACCAGCCGACAATATTCAACAACTTGATTTAGGTTTTGAGTTACCGTGGGAACAAGGGGCAGCTCATGCGCTTCGACGCAATATTGATTCACGTGCTGTTGTTTATTCCCATCGTTGAgtcatcttggagaagagcaGCATCATGGATCAAAGTCTTGGACACACTCTTCAACTCTGTGAGGTGGGCCGGCCGCCAACTCAACCGATACGCTATTATTCCTCCCACCCTCTAGTGGCCGTCGGTGACGGAGTCTGGTCTCACAGCCCGCGCAGGCcggggatggatggacccAGCCAGAGGACAAAAAATTCAACGAGCCTCAAGCCTCATCCCCAATTGAAAATTGGACCAAAAAATTTTAGGTAGCACCGCAATCTCAGGGTGCAATCCAGCTCCAGCGCCCCCTTTGGCTTGGCGTAGCACATGCCGGTCGTTGGGGACTGAGGTGCTTCGCATGGagttgatgatcttcttcgAGGTTCCAGCTGCTGGCGTCATTCGAATCCTAGACGGACAAGGGCACCTCTGACAGCAGACGCGGATTGGAAACTCGTAGCTTCCGGCCAGGCTTGCGTCGGTTTCTTGCCGGGGTTCTTCACTGTGATCGCCGCAAACTCCCTGGGTTCAGGGACCTTGGGGAGCCGTAGCTTGGATGACAGCCAATCAGAGAGCCCCTTTGCCTCCATCACTCTGTTCTTGGGCAGCCTATGATAACCACCACAACCCCCATGAATTAGAGCCGTCCAGTGTGTAATTACCTGCCCGGGCTGGGCTACTCCTCAAACCAAACCCaccatcctccctcctcccgcGAGCCTTACGACTGAGACGTCCAGCGcctgttcctcttctcgTATTCCCTGGCTCGATTGCCGACTTATCCATCCCTTATTTTTCaagcatcaacatcatctttTACCGACTCGACCGCCTGcctctcgtccttgtccaaTCCGCCGATCTCGACCGTTTTCTTTGTCACCTAGGTCACAAGCCAGGCCAGGTTGAgacccagcaacaacaagaccCCATCCGTCCACCGACCGCCACCACCCCTCGAATCGTAACCCTGGAGTATCAATATTCCTCGATAAACCGGCTGGCGTCTGCTTCGATtcgtcctcttctctcctAGACAATCTATGACAGCAACTTCTCCTTAGTGGCGACGGCTTCGATCCATTTTGTTGGAGCTTTTGGGCGACCAGACCCAGCCGACCGAGATTTGCTGCTCAACCCCGCCATCCTCAGAGCACGCCTCTCTCGCAGCCCTTTTCTCACCATCTGACCTGTGGTTTCGGCCTTCTCTCGGCCGACTCCAATTATGCTACAGATGCATGGCGGACAACCTGATCATGGTATGCCCTGCCTACCTCTGGACTCGTCCCCCACCGCAGCTGACCACGACGCTCTTGCGCAGGCACCGAAAATCACACGGGAGACGACCATCAACGCGGACGGGAAAAGCTGGCGACGTCGCTCTCCCTGCCCAAGAACCGTAGCACCGGCAACCTGGTTTCCGCGAGCGAGTCGTCACCGAAGCAAGATCGTAGTAGAGTCCGAATGTCGCTGGATGCgtctgcggcggcggcggttgCCGCTgaccttgaagccatcaccaggTGCGTCGAGTGGAATCATGTGTCGCTCAGCCCGGGTGTGGCGGCCAAACCCAGCACGTTTTCCGCTGACCACCATGTCAACCCCAGGTCCCCCATCATGACGGATCATGAGCATGGCCTAGGCCTTTCTGGCCTCCGCCGCATAAGACAACAACGTCCTCCGTCCCGGAACCCAACACTACCGGGATCCCGAGCCTCGTCTCGAAGCCCTTCCGTAGCCACTCTGTCTCGCTCCACCTCGATGAGTGCCATGGTCTCTAGCACCGGCAACCTGCCGCTGGCCGGTGGTCCGGCATCTCCTAGCTTCTCTGAGGATCTCTCACGCTTTCCTTCCGAGTCTCTGCACTCGTTCTCTTTTGCCAATCAGTCCGAAGACTTCTTGCACAACCGGCACAATGTCTTGAAGCGGTCTATCGAGTTCATGAAGGACCATAGTCTTCCCATGAACTCGTCACAGGCGGCTCTTGCAAGTGCTCAAGCCAGGGCcagtggtgatgttgagacTCAAAACATGCTTGACCTGCTCGCCCAAGCACAGCTGATTAGAGCTGGAAATCTTCCAAACCCTGATGAATTCTATCAACCAGCCCCATTGACGGGCCCTGCTGGAGCCTCGGAAGACAACGTTTTCGACAAGAACTTTAACCCTCGAGTATCGAGCACTGATTTGACGCAGCCTCGACAAACGTCTCCTGCGCCGATGACTCGCCGATCACGAACTGAGACGGCGAGAAAGGCTAATGTTGTTGAGCCGACAGAGGTTGATCGTGTCCCAGagtcaacaacaacaattAAACCTCCGACGGGTGAGGAAGAAATTCTTGCCGCTGTCGACAAACCTGCACCTGCACCTTCACGACCCACGAACCTGAAGCGAACCATGACAGACATAATGTCAGTGTCTGTTCAAGACAAGTTGATAGACACTATGGCTCAGCCATTCTTGACCGGCCAGCCCATGTATCAAGAGCCATTGGCATCGCCGTCTTTGGGGCCGCTGCCTagctcctcaacatccaACTTTCCTACTCAGCTCGGTCCCTCAGTTCATGGACACACAAACCGATGGGTTCCGGCCGCCCAAGCAATCTTTACGACGGAAGTGAAGCCTCCGTGGACAATTATTGCGGCAAACGACCTGGCTTGCTTGGTGTTTGGCGTGACGAAAGCCGAAGTGCGCAAGATGGGCATTCTGGAAGTGGTTCAGGAAGAGAGACGGGCGTGGTTGGAGCGCAAACTTCTCAAGAAGACAGAGGACGAATTCTCCGATGCCAAAGTGTCATCGGGACAAGCAACACCGGCAGCCTCGGCAGCTTCAGCACTACTCAATGGCCGATCTGGTATTACAGCTCAGCTCTTGAGCAAACCAAACTCAAGAACCCAGCCCCGGAGCTACGCCGCGAGACGCGCACAAACGGTCCACAGTGGTGACCCAAGTCCTCCAAAGACCCGTGGTGGAGGACACCATCGAAACACATTATCGAGGGGAGTACTCCTCTGCGGTGACGTTGTGCCGATCCAGAAGCGCAATGGCGCAACAGGCTCTGCTAGCCTTtgggtcaaggagaagcgagTAGGCCTCATCTGGGTTCTGGAAGAGATCCACGAAGACGTAGCCCACATTTCTCtagatgaagatggcatcgtcCAAGAGGTGACAGGATCCACGTTACCAATCTGGGGTTTCGAGTCGATTACTCCAGGGTTCGATATCGCCAGACTAATCCC
Protein-coding sequences here:
- a CDS encoding Protein kinase domain-containing protein, encoding MLQMHGGQPDHGTENHTGDDHQRGREKLATSLSLPKNRSTGNLVSASESSPKQDRSRVRMSLDASAAAAVAADLEAITRCVEWNHVSLSPGVAAKPSTFSADHHVNPRSPIMTDHEHGLGLSGLRRIRQQRPPSRNPTLPGSRASSRSPSVATLSRSTSMSAMVSSTGNLPLAGGPASPSFSEDLSRFPSESLHSFSFANQSEDFLHNRHNVLKRSIEFMKDHSLPMNSSQAALASAQARASGDVETQNMLDLLAQAQLIRAGNLPNPDEFYQPAPLTGPAGASEDNVFDKNFNPRVSSTDLTQPRQTSPAPMTRRSRTETARKANVVEPTEVDRVPESTTTIKPPTGEEEILAAVDKPAPAPSRPTNLKRTMTDIMSVSVQDKLIDTMAQPFLTGQPMYQEPLASPSLGPLPSSSTSNFPTQLGPSVHGHTNRWVPAAQAIFTTEVKPPWTIIAANDLACLVFGVTKAEVRKMGILEVVQEERRAWLERKLLKKTEDEFSDAKVSSGQATPAASAASALLNGRSGITAQLLSKPNSRTQPRSYAARRAQTVHSGDPSPPKTRGGGHHRNTLSRGVLLCGDVVPIQKRNGATGSASLWVKEKRVGLIWVLEEIHEDVAHISLDEDGIVQEVTGSTLPIWGFESITPGFDIARLIPRIPRQGIDPNTGEIDFAQATRRRFFTCPYSPNVNIPCTVEQVRGKLQLRVSTFPHMAGIVVVEPEGLKIRSSNSVFCGALFGFEKADGKSINTIIPDFDKILDSLIEEDGLQLLDGMVVPEHRFRKASAFLALKEHRPDAASAFLHPAGLRAKHRDGSDLKVDVQMRVVKSEKKTLVVNETVVEGSDEDNANPSSGDETFEVTRSEIVYALWITYSRHLHGTQPNLNNLESPIRSGAATPLHQPSPGQTPAHTPLEITSDDEAPRKDLLVAATSLSKQLKDLTLSAAAKITGQQKPAPQVDEPPPPPKVVEPPHKKTINDYVILEDMGQGAYGQVKLARNKQSGKKIVLKYVTKRRILVDTWTRDRKLGTVPLEIHVLEYLRRPEFQHPNIIEMQGFFEDDINYYIEMTPHGLPGMDLFDYIELRTNMEESECRSIFVQVANAIHHLHTKARVVHRDIKDENVILDGEGNIKLIDFGSAAYIKSGPFDVFVGTIDYAAPEVLAGKPYRGTEQDVWALGILLYTIIYKENPFYSIDEIMDRDLRIPFTMSEESIDLIRGMLNRDVAGRFDINQVLDHPWCQVDAAS